The Triticum aestivum cultivar Chinese Spring chromosome 7B, IWGSC CS RefSeq v2.1, whole genome shotgun sequence genome window below encodes:
- the LOC123156451 gene encoding SKP1-like protein 1, translated as MAAAEGKKKIIKLKSSDGKEFEVEQAVAMESQMIRHMIEDDYTDKGLLLCNVNSKILSKVIEYCNKHVQAKAVDTSDFGGGARPLDATSAVPAAPAEDLKNWDANFVKVDTATIFDLALAANHLNIRGLLDLTCQTVADMITGKTPEEIRKIFNINEKLRPEEEEKIRRENQWAFE; from the exons ATGGCGGCCGCAGAGGGCAAGAAGAAGATCATCAAGCTCAAGAGTTCAGACGGTAAGGAGTTTGAGGTGGAGCAGGCGGTGGCCATGGAGTCGCAAATGATCCGGCACATGATCGAGGACGACTATACTGACAAAGGCTTGTTGCTCTGCAATGTCAACTCAAAGATCCTCTCCAAGGTCATTGAGTACTGCAACAAACACGTCCAAGCAAAGGCCGTCGACACATCTGATTTTGGTGGAGGAGCTAGGCCGTTAGATGCTACATCGGCTGTGCCTGCGGCGCCCGCAGAGGACCTCAAAAACTGGGACGCCAATTTCGTCAAGGTCGACACGGCCACCATATTCGACCTCGCACTG GCTGCGAACCACCTCAACATCAGGGGGCTCCTAGACTTGACTTGCCAGACCGTCGCCGACATGATCACGGGAAAGACGCCAGAGGAGATCCGCAAGATCTTCAACATCAATGAGAAATTAAgacccgaggaggaggagaagatccGCAGGGAAAACCAGTGGGCCTTTGAGTAG
- the LOC123163138 gene encoding SKP1-like protein 1: MAAAEGKKKIIKLKSSDGKEFEVEQAVAMESQMIRHMIEDDYTDNGLLLHNVNSKILSKVIEYCNKHVQAKAADTSDFGGGARPLGATSAVPAAPTEDLKNWDANFVKVDTATIFDLALAANHLNIRGLLDLTCQTIADMITGKTPEEIRKIFNINEKLRPEEEEKIRRENQWAFE; encoded by the exons ATGGCGGCCGCAGAGGGCAAGAAGAAGATCATCAAGCTCAAGAGTTCAGACGGTAAGGAGTTTGAGGTGGAGCAGGCGGTGGCCATGGAGTCGCAAATGATCCGGCACATGATCGAGGACGACTATACTGACAACGGCTTGTTGCTCCACAATGTCAACTCAAAGATCCTCTCCAAGGTCATTGAGTACTGCAACAAACACGTCCAAGCAAAGGCCGCCGACACATCTGATTTTGGAGGAGGAGCTAGGCCGTTAGGTGCTACATCGGCTGTGCCTGCGGCGCCCACAGAGGACCTCAAAAACTGGGACGCCAATTTCGTCAAGGTCGACACGGCCACCATATTCGACCTCGCACTG GCTGCGAACCACCTCAACATCAGGGGGCTCCTAGACCTGACTTGCCAGACCATCGCCGACATGATCACGGGAAAGACGCCAGAGGAGATCCGCAAGATCTTCAACATCAATGAGAAATTAAgacccgaggaggaggagaagatccGCAGGGAAAACCAATGGGCCTTTGAGTAG